A genomic stretch from Phaenicophaeus curvirostris isolate KB17595 unplaced genomic scaffold, BPBGC_Pcur_1.0 scaffold_84, whole genome shotgun sequence includes:
- the PRODH2 gene encoding hydroxyproline dehydrogenase translates to MGAERAAGAVGRPTALDFSSGAAMGQRTPGELARALVVLTLCSSPRLVRHAPWILEASRRALGRRVWVAGLRASFYGHFVGGETPKEVEAAVGRLRAMGLRPMLALPCEDDVGQGDDGEAWYEANRGAALECVGLAGAVGHEPLMQLKVTGLLSGRLCETLSKPGSGLTLELLEALMGGEERVVPGLSPAENRHLGAAVGRLESIVQRAASLGVGVLVDAELSSLNPALSLVTVALMGRHNRDRPCVWNTYQAYLKVWGSPISDPQGCGSRLEADFELLSRRGALFGAKLVRGAYLEAEKSTGNLQPSLESTHRSYRHCVELGLSLASRLGPRFGFMVATHNEESVLHATRRMDELGIPRQDGGVCFGQLLGMSDHISLALGEAGFTVYKSVPYGPPEATIPYLARRAQENLAPFSGAKREAKLVAQELWRRLRPWAT, encoded by the exons ATGGGTGCGGAGCGGGCGGCGGGGGCCGTGGGGCGCCCCACGGCGCTGGATTTCTCCTCGGgggccgctatggggcagaggacCCCCGGCGAGCTGGCTCGAGCCCTCGTGGTCCTCACCCTGTGCTCGTCGCCACGTCTCGTCCGCCACGCGCCGTGG atcctggaGGCGTCGAGGAGGGCGCTGGGCCGACGCGTGTGGGTCGCGGGGCTGAGGGCCTCGTTCTACGGGCACTTCGTGGGGGGCGAGACCCCCAAGGAGGTGGAGGCCGCCGTGGGGCGGCTGCGCGCTATGGGGCTGCGGCCCATGCTGGCTCTGCCCTGCGAGGACGACGTGGGGCAGGGCGACGACGG ggaggccTGGTACGAGGCGAACCGTGGGGCGGCGCTGGAATGTGTGGGGCTGGCGGGCGCCGTGGGGCACGAGCCGCTGATGCAGCTGAAGGTGACGGGGCTGCTGAGCGGCCGCCTCTGC GAGACGCTCTCCAAGCCGGGGTCGGGGCTGACGCTGGAGCTGCTCGAGGCCTTGATGGGGGGCGag GAGCGGGTGGTGCCCGGGCTGAGCCCAGCGGAGAACCGACACCTGGGGGCGGCCGTGGGGCGGCTGGAGAGCATCGTCcag cgagcGGCCTCCCTGGGGGTCGGGGTGCTGGTGGACGCCGAGCTGAGCTCCCTGAACCCCGCGCTGAGCCTGGTGACGGTGGCACTTATGGGGCGGCACAACCGGGACCGGCCCTGCGTCTGGAACACCTACCAGGCCTACCTGAAGGTGTGGggcagccccataagtgacccccaa ggCTGTGGGTCGCGCCTCGAGGCGGATTTCGAGCTTTTGAGCCGCCGCGGGGCCCTTTTCGGAGCCAAATTGGTGCGAGGAGCTTACCTGGAGGCGGAAAAAAGCACCGGGAACCTCCAGCCCAGCCTGGAATCCACCCACCGGAG ctacCGTCACTGCGTGGAGCTGGGCTTGTCGCTGGCCTCGCGTCTAGGACCTCGTTTCGGCTTCATGGTGGCCACTCATAACGAGGAATCGGTGCTCCACGCCACCCGCAG gatgGACGAGCTGGGGATCCCCCGTCAGGACGGAGGCGTCTGCTTCGGGCAGCTCCTGGGGATGAGCGACCACATCTCCCTCGCCCTCG GAGAAGCCGGGTTCACGGTCTACAAGTCGGTGCCGTATGGACCTCCCGAAGCCACCATCCCCTACCTGGCCCGGCGAGCCCAGGAGAACCTGGCGCCCTTCTCGGGGGCCAAACGAGAAGCCAAGTTGGTGGCCCAGGAGCTCTGGAGGCGTCTCCGGCCTTGGGCGACGTGA
- the TBRG1 gene encoding transforming growth factor beta regulator 1 — protein MSAGHFRFFRASGSGSRKLASCGRSCGLREMPKGARPRPPERFRLRCRWLRRLARTLVLENGALCDEVARLEAKWLRAREERRFLLARLLQLHQEAPGEGPRGRQRRGGGPREGEAGADGAWSSWPRDPARPQLPGDAPRQPPRDAFKPPGPPETPRGDPKAEVAAPPSALWSQEVTSRCQRRRVPLVLGPLTVHHVGSINPGSSYPVGFQSSRFFSGGLYACRVLPGPRFEIEGGGEDAEKVAVVGPTADVCHGRLLQSLGEAGGRWKGAGEDFFGLSHPAVRRLLEEEEEEDEEDEENDEEDEDDEEDEDDEEDEDDDGAAGGLGYGEVFLASPAGSEP, from the exons ATGAGCGCCGGTCACTTCCGGTTTTTCCGTGCTTCCGGTTCCGGTTCGCGGAAGCTCGCGAGCTGCGGTCGCTCGTGTGGCCTGAGA GAGATGCCCAAGGGCGCCCGTCCCCGCCCCCCCGAGCGGTTCCGGCTGCGCTGCCGGTGGCTCCGGCGCCTGGCGAGGACCTTGGTCCTGGAGAACGGGGCCCTCTGCGACGAGGTGGCTCGGCTGGAGGCCAAGTGGCTCCGAGCCCGAGAAGAACGACGCTTCCTCCTGGCTcggctcctccagctccaccaggaaGCGCCTggagaaggtcccagggggagGCAGCGACgaggaggag GTCCACGCGAAGGAGAAGCAGGAGCCGATGGCGCTTGGTCCTCCTGGCCCAGAGACCCCGCGAGGCCCCAGCTCCCCGGAGACGCCCCTCGCCAACCCCCCCGAGATGCCTTCAAGCCTCCGGGACCCCCCGAAACGCCCCGAGGAGACCCCAAAGCGGAGGTGGCGGCTCCTCCGTCCGCCCTCTGGAGCCAGGAGGTCACCTCCAGGTGCCAGCGGCGCCGCGTCCCCTTGGTCTTGGGCCCCTTGACCGTCCACCACGTGGGAAGCATCAACCCGGGGTCCTCCTACCCGGTGGGATTCCAGAGCTCCAGGTTCTTCTCCGGAGGCCTCTACGCTTGCCGGGTCCTGCCGGGTCCTAGATTTGAGAtcgaaggaggaggagaagatgcTGAGAAGGTCGCGGTGGTGGGTCCCACGGCGGACGTGTGTCACGGGCGGCTCCTCCAGAGCTTGGGAGAAGCCGGAGGGAGGTGGAAAGGGGCCGGAGAAGACTTCTTCGGCCTCAGCCACCCGGCCGTGAGGCGgctcctggaggaggaggaggaggaggacgaggaggacgaAGAGAACGAcgaggaggacgaggacgacGAGGAGGATGAAGACGAcgaggaggacgaggacgatGATGGAGCCGCCGGGGGCTTGGGCTACGGGGAGGTCTTCTTGGCCAGCCCCGCGGGCTCCGAGCCGTGA
- the CLN3 gene encoding battenin isoform X5, with protein MEDEEPLVPPAEPPPQPPSAPWRNGAAFWLLGACNNLPYVLMLSAARDLLTPDPAQPGPPRNSSRYDCNPISTGPPGGVGRSVLLGKLRPRQLHPRPHGGSGGGGSGQRELGARGGDAAGAGGRVPQAGAVAVGGGHGGRGAAGLRVVRGAGPGPAGAAAGAGAAPARPRQAWLPLALPLGVVYFAEYFVNQGMLELLYFPASSLPHSAQYRWYQVFYQGGVCIARSATHWVQVRPLWALALLQTLLACVLSGSVFGGFLPGPAAAMTLLGGEGLVGGAAYGSAYLGVAQQSDPRRPPDPRPRQLSGSWPPRLCPTARRTLGTHGALGCPTAPTANKPRGPPRAAASGGD; from the exons CCGAgccgcccccccagccccccagcgccccctGGAGGAACGGAGCCGCCttctg GTTGCTGGGGGCGTGCAACAACCTGCCGTACGTGCTGATGCTCAGCGCCGCCCGCGACCTCCTCACCCCCGACCCGGCGCAACCG GGACCCCCCCGGAACAGCTCCCGCTACGACTGCAACCCCATCTCTACTGGG CCCCCGGGTGGCGTTGGCCGCTCTGTGCTCCTGGGGAAGCTTCGCCCTCGTCAGCTGCACCCGCGGCCCCACGGCGGCTCTGGGGG GGGTGGCTCTGGCCAGCGTGAGCTCGGGGCTCGGGGAGGTGACGCTGCTGGCGCTGGCGGCCGAGTACCCCAG GCTGGCGCTGTCGCTGTGGGCGGCGGGCAcgggggccgcggggccgcTGGGCTCCGTGTCGTACGCGGCGCTGGGCCAGGGCCGGCGggcgctgctgctggggctggggctgcccctgcTCGGCCTCGCCAG GCGTGGCTGCCGCTCGCCCTGCCCCTCGGGGTCGTCTACTTCGCCGAGTACTTCGTCAACCAGGGGATG ctggagctgctctaCTTCCCGGCCTcgtccctgccccatagcgcccagTATCGCTG GTACCAGGTGTTCTACCAGGGGGGCGTCTGCATCGCTCGCTCCGCCACCCACTGGGTCCAGGTCCGGCCCCTCTGGGCCCTGGCGCTGCTGCAG accctgctggcCTGTGTCCTCTCGGGGTCGGTGTTCGGGGGGTTCCTGCCGGGCCCCGCGGCCGCCATGACGCtgctggggggggaggggctCGTCGGGGGGGCCGCCTACGGCAGCGCCTACCTGGGCGTCGCCCAGCAg agcGACCCACGGCGCCCGCCTGACCCACGGCCACGCCAG ctctcTGGATCGTGGCCCCCCCGGCTCTGCCCCACGGCGAGAAGGACCCTCGGGACCCACGGAGCCCTCGGCTGCCCCACGGCGCCCACAGCCAATAAACCTCGTGGACCCCCACGTGCTGCTGCGTCTGGGGGGGACTGA
- the CLN3 gene encoding battenin isoform X6: protein MEDEEPLVPPAEPPPQPPSAPWRNGAAFWLLGACNNLPYVLMLSAARDLLTPDPAQPGPPRNSSRYDCNPISTGAVLLADVLPTLLIKLAAPLGLHLLPYRGGSGQRELGARGGDAAGAGGRVPQAGAVAVGGGHGGRGAAGLRVVRGAGPGPAGAAAGAGAAPARPRQAWLPLALPLGVVYFAEYFVNQGMLELLYFPASSLPHSAQYRWYQVFYQGGVCIARSATHWVQVRPLWALALLQTLLACVLSGSVFGGFLPGPAAAMTLLGGEGLVGGAAYGSAYLGVAQQSDPRRPPDPRPRQLSGSWPPRLCPTARRTLGTHGALGCPTAPTANKPRGPPRAAASGGD, encoded by the exons CCGAgccgcccccccagccccccagcgccccctGGAGGAACGGAGCCGCCttctg GTTGCTGGGGGCGTGCAACAACCTGCCGTACGTGCTGATGCTCAGCGCCGCCCGCGACCTCCTCACCCCCGACCCGGCGCAACCG GGACCCCCCCGGAACAGCTCCCGCTACGACTGCAACCCCATCTCTACTGGG GCCGTGCTCCTGGCCGACGTTCTCCCCACGCTGCTCATCAAACTGGCGGCGCCGCTTGGGCTCCACCTCCTGCCCTACAG GGGTGGCTCTGGCCAGCGTGAGCTCGGGGCTCGGGGAGGTGACGCTGCTGGCGCTGGCGGCCGAGTACCCCAG GCTGGCGCTGTCGCTGTGGGCGGCGGGCAcgggggccgcggggccgcTGGGCTCCGTGTCGTACGCGGCGCTGGGCCAGGGCCGGCGggcgctgctgctggggctggggctgcccctgcTCGGCCTCGCCAG GCGTGGCTGCCGCTCGCCCTGCCCCTCGGGGTCGTCTACTTCGCCGAGTACTTCGTCAACCAGGGGATG ctggagctgctctaCTTCCCGGCCTcgtccctgccccatagcgcccagTATCGCTG GTACCAGGTGTTCTACCAGGGGGGCGTCTGCATCGCTCGCTCCGCCACCCACTGGGTCCAGGTCCGGCCCCTCTGGGCCCTGGCGCTGCTGCAG accctgctggcCTGTGTCCTCTCGGGGTCGGTGTTCGGGGGGTTCCTGCCGGGCCCCGCGGCCGCCATGACGCtgctggggggggaggggctCGTCGGGGGGGCCGCCTACGGCAGCGCCTACCTGGGCGTCGCCCAGCAg agcGACCCACGGCGCCCGCCTGACCCACGGCCACGCCAG ctctcTGGATCGTGGCCCCCCCGGCTCTGCCCCACGGCGAGAAGGACCCTCGGGACCCACGGAGCCCTCGGCTGCCCCACGGCGCCCACAGCCAATAAACCTCGTGGACCCCCACGTGCTGCTGCGTCTGGGGGGGACTGA
- the CLN3 gene encoding battenin isoform X4, which produces MEDEEPLVPPAEPPPQPPSAPWRNGAAFWLLGACNNLPYVLMLSAARDLLTPDPAQPGPPRNSSRYDCNPISTGAVLLADVLPTLLIKLAAPLGLHLLPYSPRVALAALCSWGSFALVSCTRGPTAALGGVALASVSSGLGEVTLLALAAEYPRLALSLWAAGTGAAGPLGSVSYAALGQGRRALLLGLGLPLLGLASYFFLLAPPPPAPPDPPPPTTGSWPRAKAWLPLALPLGVVYFAEYFVNQGMLELLYFPASSLPHSAQYRWYQVFYQGGVCIARSATHWVQVRPLWALALLQTLLACVLSGSVFGGFLPGPAAAMTLLGGEGLVGGAAYGSAYLGVAQQSDPRRPPDPRPRQLSGSWPPRLCPTARRTLGTHGALGCPTAPTANKPRGPPRAAASGGD; this is translated from the exons CCGAgccgcccccccagccccccagcgccccctGGAGGAACGGAGCCGCCttctg GTTGCTGGGGGCGTGCAACAACCTGCCGTACGTGCTGATGCTCAGCGCCGCCCGCGACCTCCTCACCCCCGACCCGGCGCAACCG GGACCCCCCCGGAACAGCTCCCGCTACGACTGCAACCCCATCTCTACTGGG GCCGTGCTCCTGGCCGACGTTCTCCCCACGCTGCTCATCAAACTGGCGGCGCCGCTTGGGCTCCACCTCCTGCCCTACAG CCCCCGGGTGGCGTTGGCCGCTCTGTGCTCCTGGGGAAGCTTCGCCCTCGTCAGCTGCACCCGCGGCCCCACGGCGGCTCTGGGGG GGGTGGCTCTGGCCAGCGTGAGCTCGGGGCTCGGGGAGGTGACGCTGCTGGCGCTGGCGGCCGAGTACCCCAG GCTGGCGCTGTCGCTGTGGGCGGCGGGCAcgggggccgcggggccgcTGGGCTCCGTGTCGTACGCGGCGCTGGGCCAGGGCCGGCGggcgctgctgctggggctggggctgcccctgcTCGGCCTCGCCAG ctatTTCTTCCTGCTCGCCCCTCCCCCACCGGCTCCCCCCGACCCTCCCCCCCCCACGACTGGGAGTTGGCCCCGAGCCAAG GCGTGGCTGCCGCTCGCCCTGCCCCTCGGGGTCGTCTACTTCGCCGAGTACTTCGTCAACCAGGGGATG ctggagctgctctaCTTCCCGGCCTcgtccctgccccatagcgcccagTATCGCTG GTACCAGGTGTTCTACCAGGGGGGCGTCTGCATCGCTCGCTCCGCCACCCACTGGGTCCAGGTCCGGCCCCTCTGGGCCCTGGCGCTGCTGCAG accctgctggcCTGTGTCCTCTCGGGGTCGGTGTTCGGGGGGTTCCTGCCGGGCCCCGCGGCCGCCATGACGCtgctggggggggaggggctCGTCGGGGGGGCCGCCTACGGCAGCGCCTACCTGGGCGTCGCCCAGCAg agcGACCCACGGCGCCCGCCTGACCCACGGCCACGCCAG ctctcTGGATCGTGGCCCCCCCGGCTCTGCCCCACGGCGAGAAGGACCCTCGGGACCCACGGAGCCCTCGGCTGCCCCACGGCGCCCACAGCCAATAAACCTCGTGGACCCCCACGTGCTGCTGCGTCTGGGGGGGACTGA
- the CLN3 gene encoding battenin isoform X2 produces MGSCGSLWVSVVPVGQSVGPYGVSLGPYGSLWVSVVPIGQSVGPYGFLWGLCESLWVSMGPYGSIYGALWGAMDQYGSIYGFLWVSIGRCGSIYGSRWSLWDIYESLWVSMGPYGSLWVPMGLCGAICGSLWVPMGPWVNLWVHPWVPQPPGGVGRSVLLGKLRPRQLHPRPHGGSGGGGSGQRELGARGGDAAGAGGRVPQAGAVAVGGGHGGRGAAGLRVVRGAGPGPAGAAAGAGAAPARPRQAWLPLALPLGVVYFAEYFVNQGMLELLYFPASSLPHSAQYRWYQVFYQGGVCIARSATHWVQVRPLWALALLQTLLACVLSGSVFGGFLPGPAAAMTLLGGEGLVGGAAYGSAYLGVAQQLSGSWPPRLCPTARRTLGTHGALGCPTAPTANKPRGPPRAAASGGD; encoded by the exons ATGGGTTcttgtgggtccctatgggtctctgtggtcCCTGTGGGTCaatctgtgggtccctatggggtctctctGGGTccttatgggtctctatgggtctctgtggtcCCTATAGGTCaatctgtgggtccctatgggttcctatggggtctctgtgagtcgttatgggtctctatgggtccctatgggtcaatCTATGGGGCACTGTGGGGGGCCATGGATCAATATGGGTCAATCTATGGGtttctgtgggtctctatagggcGCTGTGGGTCAATCTATGGGTCCAGATGGTCCTTATGGGACATTTATGaatccctatgggtctctatgggtccttatgggtctctatgggtccctatgggtctctgtggggcaatctgtgggtccctatgggtccctatgggtccgtGGGTCAATCTATGGGTCCATCCGTGGGTCCCGCAGCCCCCGGGTGGCGTTGGCCGCTCTGTGCTCCTGGGGAAGCTTCGCCCTCGTCAGCTGCACCCGCGGCCCCACGGCGGCTCTGGGGG GGGTGGCTCTGGCCAGCGTGAGCTCGGGGCTCGGGGAGGTGACGCTGCTGGCGCTGGCGGCCGAGTACCCCAG GCTGGCGCTGTCGCTGTGGGCGGCGGGCAcgggggccgcggggccgcTGGGCTCCGTGTCGTACGCGGCGCTGGGCCAGGGCCGGCGggcgctgctgctggggctggggctgcccctgcTCGGCCTCGCCAG GCGTGGCTGCCGCTCGCCCTGCCCCTCGGGGTCGTCTACTTCGCCGAGTACTTCGTCAACCAGGGGATG ctggagctgctctaCTTCCCGGCCTcgtccctgccccatagcgcccagTATCGCTG GTACCAGGTGTTCTACCAGGGGGGCGTCTGCATCGCTCGCTCCGCCACCCACTGGGTCCAGGTCCGGCCCCTCTGGGCCCTGGCGCTGCTGCAG accctgctggcCTGTGTCCTCTCGGGGTCGGTGTTCGGGGGGTTCCTGCCGGGCCCCGCGGCCGCCATGACGCtgctggggggggaggggctCGTCGGGGGGGCCGCCTACGGCAGCGCCTACCTGGGCGTCGCCCAGCAg ctctcTGGATCGTGGCCCCCCCGGCTCTGCCCCACGGCGAGAAGGACCCTCGGGACCCACGGAGCCCTCGGCTGCCCCACGGCGCCCACAGCCAATAAACCTCGTGGACCCCCACGTGCTGCTGCGTCTGGGGGGGACTGA
- the CLN3 gene encoding battenin isoform X1: MGSCGSLWVSVVPVGQSVGPYGVSLGPYGSLWVSVVPIGQSVGPYGFLWGLCESLWVSMGPYGSIYGALWGAMDQYGSIYGFLWVSIGRCGSIYGSRWSLWDIYESLWVSMGPYGSLWVPMGLCGAICGSLWVPMGPWVNLWVHPWVPQPPGGVGRSVLLGKLRPRQLHPRPHGGSGGGGSGQRELGARGGDAAGAGGRVPQAGAVAVGGGHGGRGAAGLRVVRGAGPGPAGAAAGAGAAPARPRQAWLPLALPLGVVYFAEYFVNQGMLELLYFPASSLPHSAQYRWYQVFYQGGVCIARSATHWVQVRPLWALALLQTLLACVLSGSVFGGFLPGPAAAMTLLGGEGLVGGAAYGSAYLGVAQQSDPRRPPDPRPRQLSGSWPPRLCPTARRTLGTHGALGCPTAPTANKPRGPPRAAASGGD; encoded by the exons ATGGGTTcttgtgggtccctatgggtctctgtggtcCCTGTGGGTCaatctgtgggtccctatggggtctctctGGGTccttatgggtctctatgggtctctgtggtcCCTATAGGTCaatctgtgggtccctatgggttcctatggggtctctgtgagtcgttatgggtctctatgggtccctatgggtcaatCTATGGGGCACTGTGGGGGGCCATGGATCAATATGGGTCAATCTATGGGtttctgtgggtctctatagggcGCTGTGGGTCAATCTATGGGTCCAGATGGTCCTTATGGGACATTTATGaatccctatgggtctctatgggtccttatgggtctctatgggtccctatgggtctctgtggggcaatctgtgggtccctatgggtccctatgggtccgtGGGTCAATCTATGGGTCCATCCGTGGGTCCCGCAGCCCCCGGGTGGCGTTGGCCGCTCTGTGCTCCTGGGGAAGCTTCGCCCTCGTCAGCTGCACCCGCGGCCCCACGGCGGCTCTGGGGG GGGTGGCTCTGGCCAGCGTGAGCTCGGGGCTCGGGGAGGTGACGCTGCTGGCGCTGGCGGCCGAGTACCCCAG GCTGGCGCTGTCGCTGTGGGCGGCGGGCAcgggggccgcggggccgcTGGGCTCCGTGTCGTACGCGGCGCTGGGCCAGGGCCGGCGggcgctgctgctggggctggggctgcccctgcTCGGCCTCGCCAG GCGTGGCTGCCGCTCGCCCTGCCCCTCGGGGTCGTCTACTTCGCCGAGTACTTCGTCAACCAGGGGATG ctggagctgctctaCTTCCCGGCCTcgtccctgccccatagcgcccagTATCGCTG GTACCAGGTGTTCTACCAGGGGGGCGTCTGCATCGCTCGCTCCGCCACCCACTGGGTCCAGGTCCGGCCCCTCTGGGCCCTGGCGCTGCTGCAG accctgctggcCTGTGTCCTCTCGGGGTCGGTGTTCGGGGGGTTCCTGCCGGGCCCCGCGGCCGCCATGACGCtgctggggggggaggggctCGTCGGGGGGGCCGCCTACGGCAGCGCCTACCTGGGCGTCGCCCAGCAg agcGACCCACGGCGCCCGCCTGACCCACGGCCACGCCAG ctctcTGGATCGTGGCCCCCCCGGCTCTGCCCCACGGCGAGAAGGACCCTCGGGACCCACGGAGCCCTCGGCTGCCCCACGGCGCCCACAGCCAATAAACCTCGTGGACCCCCACGTGCTGCTGCGTCTGGGGGGGACTGA
- the CLN3 gene encoding battenin isoform X3 — MGSCGSLWVSVVPVGQSVGPYGVSLGPYGSLWVSVVPIGQSVGPYGFLWGLCESLWVSMGPYGSIYGALWGAMDQYGSIYGFLWVSIGRCGSIYGSRWSLWDIYESLWVSMGPYGSLWVPMGLCGAICGSLWVPMGPWVNLWVHPWVPQPPGGVGRSVLLGKLRPRQLHPRPHGGSGGGGSGQRELGARGGDAAGAGGRVPQAGAVAVGGGHGGRGAAGLRVVRGAGPGPAGAAAGAGAAPARPRQAWLPLALPLGVVYFAEYFVNQGMLELLYFPASSLPHSAQYRWYQVFYQGGVCIARSATHWVQVRPLWALALLQTLLACVLSGSVFGGFLPGPAAAMTLLGGEGLVGGAAYGSAYLGVAQQAGPAGRSLALTLTALVASVGLGLAGGAALGVHRLLCGAERPTAPA; from the exons ATGGGTTcttgtgggtccctatgggtctctgtggtcCCTGTGGGTCaatctgtgggtccctatggggtctctctGGGTccttatgggtctctatgggtctctgtggtcCCTATAGGTCaatctgtgggtccctatgggttcctatggggtctctgtgagtcgttatgggtctctatgggtccctatgggtcaatCTATGGGGCACTGTGGGGGGCCATGGATCAATATGGGTCAATCTATGGGtttctgtgggtctctatagggcGCTGTGGGTCAATCTATGGGTCCAGATGGTCCTTATGGGACATTTATGaatccctatgggtctctatgggtccttatgggtctctatgggtccctatgggtctctgtggggcaatctgtgggtccctatgggtccctatgggtccgtGGGTCAATCTATGGGTCCATCCGTGGGTCCCGCAGCCCCCGGGTGGCGTTGGCCGCTCTGTGCTCCTGGGGAAGCTTCGCCCTCGTCAGCTGCACCCGCGGCCCCACGGCGGCTCTGGGGG GGGTGGCTCTGGCCAGCGTGAGCTCGGGGCTCGGGGAGGTGACGCTGCTGGCGCTGGCGGCCGAGTACCCCAG GCTGGCGCTGTCGCTGTGGGCGGCGGGCAcgggggccgcggggccgcTGGGCTCCGTGTCGTACGCGGCGCTGGGCCAGGGCCGGCGggcgctgctgctggggctggggctgcccctgcTCGGCCTCGCCAG GCGTGGCTGCCGCTCGCCCTGCCCCTCGGGGTCGTCTACTTCGCCGAGTACTTCGTCAACCAGGGGATG ctggagctgctctaCTTCCCGGCCTcgtccctgccccatagcgcccagTATCGCTG GTACCAGGTGTTCTACCAGGGGGGCGTCTGCATCGCTCGCTCCGCCACCCACTGGGTCCAGGTCCGGCCCCTCTGGGCCCTGGCGCTGCTGCAG accctgctggcCTGTGTCCTCTCGGGGTCGGTGTTCGGGGGGTTCCTGCCGGGCCCCGCGGCCGCCATGACGCtgctggggggggaggggctCGTCGGGGGGGCCGCCTACGGCAGCGCCTACCTGGGCGTCGCCCAGCAg GCGGGCCCGGCGGGGCGCTCGCTGGCTCTGACGCTGACGGCGCTCGTGGCctccgtggggctggggctggcggGGGGCGCGGCCCTGGGCGTCCATCGGCtcctctgtggggcagagcGACCCACGGCGCCCGCCTGA